In Arachis hypogaea cultivar Tifrunner chromosome 7, arahy.Tifrunner.gnm2.J5K5, whole genome shotgun sequence, the genomic window TTTTAACCTgaaattttccaaaacaaataAGAGAATAACTTTGAGAATCACTTTTGAATCATTGATAAACTGCATAAACAACCTAcccatttttatattttatgacacTATCTTATTTTACAATTTACATTATACAATACATTTTTAAATATGGTAGCATATGGTTTTACTTACACAAGGAATGCAAAAGAACCATTACTGCCTTCAGATCGGTTAGAATCACTTAATTCAGAATACAatattccaaactcatcaatttcTTCTCGGATTTGCTCCCTTTCCATCTCTTTTATCTCTTCCTACAAAGTAATAAAAGAAGATATAAATCAATAAGAAACTAATAGTTTGGTGATAACACTAAAGAAGAATAATCCATGTAAATTGTAAAGAACATCTAGTTAGACACAAAGAACCTCACCTCCCATGTCACTAGACCCTTCATGTAGCCAGGAAGACATTCAAATTCTGTTTCCAATATCTTTATAAGAGAGCTGGAAGGTTTATGTGACTCTAAATTCTCCTTGTTTGCCtctaaatttagtttaaaaataatacataaaaaaatctCTTTGTGGCTTATGGTGGGATTTGAAGTATTGAAGCAAGAAAGAAAACTATTACCATCAGATAATAAATTCCTCCCCTCAAATGCCACTATTTTGTCTACCACAAGTTGCTGCTGCTGCTTAAACTCTTGTTGCTTGTTCAACCATTGCTTAGGAAATGAGAAACTTGCAGCAATCATCTACAGAAATGTGGAAATAATATTCACAACTTTTAACTTACATCTCAAGTTCTTGTAGAAATAAATCAGTAACACCGGTGCAAGAAAATAAGATAGTGGTACAAATAGAGTTAGTAACAAACAAATAATCAAAGGAAACGTTTTGTTCTCATGAAATCAACATCAACATGACCACAAGACCAGATCAAGTGACATCCTTTTTAACCAGAAAATGAAGAATATTGGATTAAAAACATATGCATGAAATTCTCACAACCAACAAGAATGCCAATGGAGGCAAGTGGCATATCAGTATCACTAACCTCGAGATGCTAACGTGTCCAGACAAGCATCTAAGAGTCCAAGTTATTTCAAACTCATAGATTCATCAAATATGAAGAGAACTAGATTAAGAGACAGACACCAATAAAATCAAACAGGATGAAAATATCATATCGTCATCTAATCTTTTCAGTTTTCATAGCTTCAATATAGAATTTCTGAAAACAAAGTACAGAAATAAATCAAATGGATAAAAAATGTAAAACACAATCATATGTGAATTGATTTTGGTATCATTCAGGGTGGCAGATCaacataattttattatttcacTAGAATCCGGCACAGAAACTAAaatctctccttcttcttcttcttcttcttccccatcCTCTTCATCCTCAAAATCTGAAGCTAATTCCCGAAAATAGAAAATTCTCAATCCaacaaaacaaaggaagaaaaaaatgcaaagtAAAAATGAAAAGAGGAGCGAGAAGAGGAAGTAAGAAGCACCTGGAACGTAGCCATAGCTGCTCTTGAGACGATCTTCGAGTTAAAGTAGATCGGAGTGGTTTTTCTTGAAACTAATAGATTTTCCATAAAAAACGATTCCTTGATTATTGTAAAGTAGGGTACAGAACACAACAAGAAGCAATTTCTACAAAGCAGCAATCAATAATTACATAAAATACTAATTGAAAAATTAGCGAGGGAGCGTGAATTGCTTGTAAGCAAGGCCCTCTTTCCTAACAGAGCAGGGCATTTCTACAGCTCTACTGTTCTACATGAGCTGTGGTATAATTAGcaattacactacaattacaATTACAATTGACAAACCTCAATGAAAAATCATTACACTGATATCAACACGAAGAAGCAAACTATCAAATTAACAAACAAAGAAGAGTTTAAGCACGAGAAAGCAAGCTCAAATGCAGCACAATTCATCTATTGATGTAACTAGCAGAATTAAATGAAAAAGAACAGAATTAGGAAGATACAATAACTAAGAGGACATATAACTGCAGTTATAGCTCAAGGTTCAGGAAGGTACAACTTTCCTTCAGTCTTTGCTTCAGTTAAGCATCCAAAATGGTGTTTGTTATTACTCTATTAATTCATTAAAATATGGAAAGCTGAACCAGTTCATGATACCATAAGAGTTTGTCAATCTTCAGAAGTTGATAAATTACAGATGTGAAGACATTTTCAATAACAGCATACTTACATAAAGCTTTATATGTATGTGAGGATTTTGTAGAATGCTCCGGACAAGACACATCAAGGCAAATAAAAGTGTTAAATTATGCAAGTTTTGTGCCACCTGTTATGATATTgggaaaaaatattaaagaagagTGTTTAAGTCTCTTTTGTAAGATATGACTATATCATTCAAAGATTAACCAAAAAAGATAGAAGCAGGTTTATTTAGAACTAGCTCAGTTATTTTGTCAAAGTAAAGctgcagaagaagaaaaaacaatagAAGAATAATGTATTACATCAATTTTCTTAACATATTAAAAGTCCAAGATAGAAGAATAATGTATTACATCAATTTCCTAAACTTGCAAAATTTAGACCaacaattgataaataaaaaaagttctgAATAGGAAACAAAAAGACAGCACGATTTAAGGCAATAAATAGCTCTTACCATTTAAAAGACAAGTTTTCTCCCCGGTATCTTTGTACTGACGGAGACATTGGTTTAGACGGAAAAGATAAGGCAAGACAAGCACTAAAGGAATTGCAACAGAGTGACTACCACACACAGAAGCAGCTTCCAACCAAGCAATTGTGGCAACCTACAAGGGTTTTGGAAAATGGATCGCCCTAATTAGAGAAGTCAATCAAGCATCTTGAGAGCCAAGAACAAAAGATACAAGTCtagaaactaaaaattttaactgTTAATGAACAAGCTCTATGCAAAAGGAGAATGGGAAATAACACCGGGTATCATAAGCTAAATCAGAAGATCCAATAGTAATCTTGAAGAACATTTAAATACCTATCATGACAACATAAAAATCTTTCCCTCACTGGATATGGCTGGATGCATGAATCAAGCAAAGTTAAGTGATTAGCAACATCATCCATCAACCCcaaaataaatcaaatcaaatcggaaaataaaaaagttaaaaaaagaaaaaaagcttaTCATCGTAGAAGAAAATATACTCCATCAAGCAAacaatacaagaaattaatatgaataaaaaataaaaaacactaattataacaattaacaaaagaataaatagagaaattaggtttgaaaaactaaaaaactGTGAAGAGTGGCACCTGAAGCAAATTTTGAAGATATGAATCACCACATTTACCAAACTTCAAGGCTGGTCAATCTTCAACTCCTTTGCACAAACATCAAAGCCAATACACGCAGCAACTACTAcctgaacaagaacaagaacaagttgtTTGGCTACtaagaaaatgagagagagagagagagagagagagagagagagagagatataaGAGGCAAAAGCGCATATCAAGCACCTTTGAGAATTAAAGGAAGCAGAGATTAAATCACAAAATCGGAAATGAAATCACAAATCAGAAACAACGAGGGCGAGGAGCAGAGATTAAATCACAAAATCACAAAACGGTGAGGGGCAGAGAATCAGAAACAATGGACGGCGAGGAGGGGAGGAACCCTTCGCGACGGTGACGCCACGAGCTCAACTCAGAACTTCGTGCGACGGCGAGAAGAGGAGGAACGATGCGAAGAGGGCCGAGTAGAGCTTCCCCAGATGACGAGGGCACCCACGATCTGTCCCCGCCGGCGGCGACACCACCTTCTACCGGAGGAGAAGAGTTCGAGGGATGAGGCTGCTGGAAACGTTCGAATGGAGTGTGAATGGGTGGTGATAAAATTAGGGTTACCTCACTATTTTCGATggaaaatttaaattacagacaaaaaattcgtctgtaataatttaataaaacgtagcgttttgtctatttaattacagataaaaaattcgtctgtaatcattttttacagaaaaaaaattaattttttcgacggAATTATAGATGAATTTTCTTTTATGTCTGtaatttatgttaatttattttttttattttccgacaaaaaattcttctgaaattccgtctgtattttCGTGGGATAAAATCAGTCGAAAATATCCgtttgtaataactagttttctagtagtgattttagtatttttttcccGCTTTCCTCTTAATTATAGAGCACTAAAAATTACATATACaaacttttttttctcttaattaaaAAGCATTAAAATTCCATATACCTTTAACACCAAATTGCGTGttaatttaattaagttatttattcAAACTGATTATTAAATATGTGTtagtttctttcttttatttagtgatacctttcttattttttgaattaacatgtatttattgaattcttttattttttgacgTGCACTTTTTTTGGAAGCAATACCATATGGTTTAAAGAAATAATTTTGCAATGAAAATGACGTTGTAAATCGACAATCATTCATAaaagtatatataataaaatttaaaagaatacggtgaaaatttaaaaatattgacaACAAACTTGAATTCttattttaaactatttttttactttcaatatttgttcatttattattttgttaataatttttttgctaaaaaaatatattaatatcaaaaaattataatattaaatgatTAATTCATTCCAAGTAAATCTAAAGAATCAACAACAAAATGAATTTATTATGTTTTTCCACTTTTTGTTTACTGTTATATAATGCCATAAAAAAAACAACTATATGTAGTAATatagtaatttattttatattaataatgtataaaaattaattattaatttaaaaaattatataactaaAATTGTTTGCttaataaaaagtatattttgtgattctaaaatacttaaaatatacttttaaaataagccaactaaatatatttttagtatttttgatatctgaaaatttatcttttattagaatgtagttgaaaaaaattttcattgtgaaaagttaaaaataaaatttatttttgttaaaaaaaaaataaaaaaataattcgcAACCGAATGCTTTTAAAACTACCATTCCACACGTGCTTCCCAATGCTGCCTCCAATCAAATAAATCTTCGTCATCTCGCCGGTAATGGAAAAATGGGATTTCATTCCTATCAATGACGAAGTCCAGTACATTAAAAAATAGTTTGCTAGTACTACATGACataaatcttttttatatttgtaattattatccaatttttaaAGGACACATCACGTTATTTTTGCAGAAGATGAAATCTGCACAAAATTTATTATCTGTCCTCTACAATACAGAGATTATTTTTGGCGTTAAACCAGTCAGCAATGGTAAAATTCGCCGCTACATCTATATTGACATGTCTATACACAATCCGGAAATAAAAATTCGAATGGAATAATACTAAAATACGAGTTTTGCTGGATCCCCTCCATGACATAAGAATGGCCACGATTTGACTGTAAAATTTAAGGGTGAAAGACACTTTCagagttttcgattcttttatcCTCAATCCTGATGCCAAGCGTTGGAACGAAAGGTTGGTGCACACCATGGTTAGGGTTGATTGGTAcgccaaaaaaattcaaaagaaaaaagatggtGGCAAGATaaactaaaagataaaatattatattttaaaaaaacataaaataacataccAGTTGAcaaaagacaaaattaataattagtgaAATTTACACACATAATcctattttatgtaaaaatataaatattgcaTCTCTGTGtatctaaatttaatttcaataattcaaaatttattttcataatttaaaaataatatttaatatttttcactTTATATTTATGCTAACGAAATAGATATGCACACCAATTTTTCTATGGTGCTCACGAAATGGGTAATAGACAGCACAAGAAATATATTGCATGCAAAATGAAGGAATTGTCGATTTCTTACCTGGTGTAGACGAAATGGACAATGGTGGATAATAATAagaattaatagtcaaattagtccctaaaatatcattgattttttaaattagtgttcaaaagattttttttattcaaattctttttttaaagattttaaattagtcaagttagtctttctattattttatttgttgatggTATCAAAACTTGCTAATGTGACATGTTAAATGACACCTCAACACATATCTAAGAATTTTAATTGACTTTTAACAtgattaatttatgaaattagattaaaTCAACCTCAAATTGAAGAATTCCAATGCCTCGAGTTCTTCTTCCAATtagattttgatttgatctaatttcataaactaatcttattaatagtcaattaagacttcTAGATGGGTATTAAAGTGTCACTTCACATGTCACGTTAGCAAATTTTGATACCATTAACAAATAaagtgacggaaggactaacacaactaatttaaaatctttaaatgacaaaattgattaaaaaaccTTTCAGGGACCAACTTACAGAACGAATGATCTTTTAAAGACTAATTCCaccatttaataataataataataataataataataataataataataataataataataataataataatgtttaaattaacaataataatttttaatttataagaaaaataaatcattACAAAGTATATTTTCATTTTGAAtgaaatgtgcaaaataatatgCTGCTCTTCTATGCGATTAAGATGTTGCTTGACAaatgttttccttattttttcatACCCCTTTATTGTTATCAAAATTATtctaatcctaaatttttttagaaatattgtaACCCTATATATAGTAGATTATTGAAGTATTTGGAACTTAATAAAACAAAGGAGTGAAAATAAAATATAGCATTTTATTTTTCAAcagttgttttgtatttttatttttttaataattttttacctTCTAAAATCATAATATAGCATTTTATTTTTCAAcagttgttttgtatttttattttttaataattttttaccttctaaaatcatataaaaaaatgaaaatactgATTGTAGTGATCCATTAAATAACATGTCCACCATCTATCACTTCTAATTGATCATTACGATTAGTAAGACCACCATTTACCGACCATTCATTtcaaattacattatttttttattaaatattttgacTGACTTTGCATTATAATAATATATcactcatattttaattattttttataaaattaattttaattaaaaataaaattatattaatataatttatgtttGACAACTTTTATATCAAAATAGATAATAATAAACTAATTGTTATTTGGATTATATTACTGAAAAAACTATTTctacaaaaaaaatactaaaaagaacataaatttaaaattaatttatcttgtcttatcattttaatttagatttttaaataaattttattaatcaactttataataacaattaatatttacATGTTCGATTAACAAAAACATATTCTAATtgaaaaatatactttatattaaaaacaaaaaatatatatgaataatgtatcaaaatatactttattaaattatatcatctatcattattttattatttttagtattttttatttagtattattttatattgtaaatttttaacttataattctattattatttatagttaattttttatttattttatcttttttagtgGAATAATAATTCATGTTATAGcaaaattacaataataaatataacatacaaaaattataattacaaattttaataaattcaaacaaaaaataaaacagtgttatataaaacaaaattaaaatacaatagaaaatagaataatATACATGAAAGATTTGAGAAATACAGAAActgcaaagaaaaaaataaaggagaGAATTGGTGGAAAAAATTGAATacataaactaaaatttttagtttcatgTAAACGTAGATTTTGAATGTAAAATTATGTCtacctccaaaaaaaaaaaacacaaaaaattttaaaatttttttttcttctccaacGCTAGACTCTATGCTGTCTTAATCTTTGCTACAAATAAGAATTAATCTCACTAACCCCTGCATTATTCGTAACTATATCAAATTATCAATCCACTATTATAACTACTAACACATACTTATAAGAAAGCAAGTTTTTTTTTAGTATTCTATAAGAAAGCAAGATAAACCAATCAAATCCACTGTCAAGTTTTTACCAAAAACTTTTCTGACCTGCtacaaaaatagtttttattttttatcaggaTATGGGATaaacaaatttatttaatataccaTACTGTATTTAGAGACCATTTATTATAACAATACAACCCAATAATTCAATTTCACTACCTAtccaaaaacgaaaaaaaaagaccCACTCTACTAAGTAAAGTCCACAACAAGTCCATCCAACAATTCATTAGCTTTGAACAAATTGAGTCACGTAGCCAAGACTTGGAGCTAGTGGCAAAATCTGATGTCTCACAAGAAGCTGCACTTGGGTTCAAGTCCTATGAGAGAAAAAATGAATCCTTAAATAAACTTATGTAGTATGTGtgagtgttttgtgtgtgtaATACATGAGTAATGTCTAGAATTAGGAGCTGTCTAATCcatctgacaaaaaaaaaaacaaacaaattgaGCCACAAAGCCACTAAGTTACGAACCGTTCACAAAGGACAAAATTCCAGAGAATTCAAGTCAAC contains:
- the LOC112703343 gene encoding uncharacterized protein isoform X2, encoding MVAQNLHNLTLLFALMCLVRSILQNPHIHIKLYMIAASFSFPKQWLNKQQEFKQQQQLVVDKIVAFEGRNLLSDEANKENLESHKPSSSLIKILETEFECLPGYMKGLVTWEEEIKEMEREQIREEIDEFGILYSELSDSNRSEGSNGSFAFLVLKLGMDGKPCKYA
- the LOC112703343 gene encoding uncharacterized protein isoform X9 codes for the protein MIAASFSFPKQWLNKQQEFKQQQQLVVDKIVAFEGRNLLSDEANKENLESHKPSSSLIKILETEFECLPGYMKGLVTWEEEIKEMEREQIREEIDEFGILYSELSDSNRSEGSNGSFAFLVLKLGMDGKPCKYA
- the LOC112703343 gene encoding uncharacterized protein isoform X13; this encodes MATFQMIAASFSFPKQWLNKQQEFKQQQQLVVDKIVAFEGRNLLSDEFECLPGYMKGLVTWEEEIKEMEREQIREEIDEFGILYSELSDSNRSEGSNGSFAFLVDMKAMKILLRCFVLL
- the LOC112703343 gene encoding uncharacterized protein isoform X14, with protein sequence MMIAASFSFPKQWLNKQQEFKQQQQLVVDKIVAFEGRNLLSDEFECLPGYMKGLVTWEEEIKEMEREQIREEIDEFGILYSELSDSNRSEGSNGSFAFLVDMKAMKILLRCFVLL
- the LOC112703343 gene encoding uncharacterized protein isoform X4, yielding MVAQNLHNLTLLFALMCLVRSILQNPHIHIKLYMIAASFSFPKQWLNKQQEFKQQQQLVVDKIVAFEGRNLLSDEFECLPGYMKGLVTWEEEIKEMEREQIREEIDEFGILYSELSDSNRSEGSNGSFAFLVDMKAMKILLRCFVLL
- the LOC112703343 gene encoding uncharacterized protein isoform X16, with protein sequence MATFQMIAASFSFPKQWLNKQQEFKQQQQLVVDKIVAFEGRNLLSDEFECLPGYMKGLVTWEEEIKEMEREQIREEIDEFGILYSELSDSNRSEGSNGSFAFLVSHGGNYLC
- the LOC112703343 gene encoding uncharacterized protein isoform X12, with the protein product MMIAASFSFPKQWLNKQQEFKQQQQLVVDKIVAFEGRNLLSDEANKENLESHKPSSSLIKILETEFECLPGYMKGLVTWEEEIKEMEREQIREEIDEFGILYSELSDSNRSEGSNGSFAFLVSHGGNYLC
- the LOC112703343 gene encoding uncharacterized protein isoform X7 is translated as MMIAASFSFPKQWLNKQQEFKQQQQLVVDKIVAFEGRNLLSDEANKENLESHKPSSSLIKILETEFECLPGYMKGLVTWEEEIKEMEREQIREEIDEFGILYSELSDSNRSEGSNGSFAFLVDMKAMKILLRCFVLL
- the LOC112703343 gene encoding uncharacterized protein isoform X10, yielding MATFQMIAASFSFPKQWLNKQQEFKQQQQLVVDKIVAFEGRNLLSDEANKENLESHKPSSSLIKILETEFECLPGYMKGLVTWEEEIKEMEREQIREEIDEFGILYSELSDSNRSEGSNGSFAFLVSHGGNYLC
- the LOC112703343 gene encoding uncharacterized protein isoform X5, producing MATFQMIAASFSFPKQWLNKQQEFKQQQQLVVDKIVAFEGRNLLSDEANKENLESHKPSSSLIKILETEFECLPGYMKGLVTWEEEIKEMEREQIREEIDEFGILYSELSDSNRSEGSNGSFAFLVDMKAMKILLRCFVLL
- the LOC112703343 gene encoding uncharacterized protein isoform X1 yields the protein MVAQNLHNLTLLFALMCLVRSILQNPHIHIKLYMIAASFSFPKQWLNKQQEFKQQQQLVVDKIVAFEGRNLLSDEANKENLESHKPSSSLIKILETEFECLPGYMKGLVTWEEEIKEMEREQIREEIDEFGILYSELSDSNRSEGSNGSFAFLVDMKAMKILLRCFVLL
- the LOC112703343 gene encoding uncharacterized protein isoform X17, coding for MMIAASFSFPKQWLNKQQEFKQQQQLVVDKIVAFEGRNLLSDEFECLPGYMKGLVTWEEEIKEMEREQIREEIDEFGILYSELSDSNRSEGSNGSFAFLVSHGGNYLC
- the LOC112703343 gene encoding uncharacterized protein isoform X8, coding for MIAASFSFPKQWLNKQQEFKQQQQLVVDKIVAFEGRNLLSDEANKENLESHKPSSSLIKILETEFECLPGYMKGLVTWEEEIKEMEREQIREEIDEFGILYSELSDSNRSEGSNGSFAFLVDMKAMKILLRCFVLL
- the LOC112703343 gene encoding uncharacterized protein isoform X11 yields the protein MIAASFSFPKQWLNKQQEFKQQQQLVVDKIVAFEGRNLLSDEANKENLESHKPSSSLIKILETEFECLPGYMKGLVTWEEEIKEMEREQIREEIDEFGILYSELSDSNRSEGSNGSFAFLVSHGGNYLC
- the LOC112703343 gene encoding uncharacterized protein isoform X3, encoding MVAQNLHNLTLLFALMCLVRSILQNPHIHIKLYMIAASFSFPKQWLNKQQEFKQQQQLVVDKIVAFEGRNLLSDEANKENLESHKPSSSLIKILETEFECLPGYMKGLVTWEEEIKEMEREQIREEIDEFGILYSELSDSNRSEGSNGSFAFLVSHGGNYLC
- the LOC112703343 gene encoding uncharacterized protein isoform X6, producing MVAQNLHNLTLLFALMCLVRSILQNPHIHIKLYMIAASFSFPKQWLNKQQEFKQQQQLVVDKIVAFEGRNLLSDEFECLPGYMKGLVTWEEEIKEMEREQIREEIDEFGILYSELSDSNRSEGSNGSFAFLVSHGGNYLC
- the LOC112703343 gene encoding uncharacterized protein isoform X15 produces the protein MIAASFSFPKQWLNKQQEFKQQQQLVVDKIVAFEGRNLLSDEFECLPGYMKGLVTWEEEIKEMEREQIREEIDEFGILYSELSDSNRSEGSNGSFAFLVDMKAMKILLRCFVLL